CCGAGGGTGAGGGTGACCGCCATCCAGGCCGGTTCCTGGTGGGGACCAGACGGGGTGGCGCGTCCCGCTTCTGTCAAGCCATCCAAGTCCCATGAGTCCCCAGATGCCCTGCCCACTGGCAGCTGGGGGGTGAAGAACAGGCTAGCTACTCAGGCGACATTCCTGTTCATCCCTGACGCCAAGGGTCACGTCCTCCCCGCAGGACACATGGTGGGAGAGGGTCGTGCGGGCTCTCGTCCATCACATCCTGTTCATCCCACCACCGTGTTCGTGTGTCCGCCGAGCGGGGGGTGCCCAGCGGGGATCCCGGACCTCACTGGGTTCCGTGCCCAGTCGGGTGTTGGGGTGCGTGGTGGAGAGCTGCGACTCTGGCCCCTCTGCTCATCACTGGACTCTCTGCAGGTCTGTGCCTGCACGTGCGGAAGGGCCTAGTCCTGGGCTCCGCAGCCCTGATGGCAAAGCACGTGTATCCAggggcggctgggcccctgaAATGCAcctcaggggcagggaggggggaccCCAGCCCACCCCCGTGAGACGGAACTTTCCTCAGAAATGACAGTCCTCGATGACGTTTCAACTTTTCCTTTTGATGAAAACTGTCACTTTAGCATGTAGAGTAACCTATTACAGAATCCTGTGCAGTGATTCTAGAATCTCGAAATATATGATGTGTTATATAAGAATTTATTTGCTATCGACATTCCCGTATAAAGGAGAGACATATCACGCTGCTGTAATGATTCTGTGTCAAGATGATCCAATAAACTTGCAAAACAGACGTTCACCTGTCGGGTCTCTGGCCCATGACAGTGTATGCCCCCCAGCCAGGGGATTCTGACCCATTGTGCGGGTCAGCACACAGCCCCTGAAATGCTCGTGGTCCGAGGGGGGCTGCAGGGCACCCTCATGGAGGTTGCAGTGTGCGGGGGGAGCCCTTGCCCTCCTGCCGTGCACCCCTCGGCCCCTCGGGAGGGGATGTGGTCCTCACGTCATCCAGGACCCTGGGCTGTGGTGGTAACGAGGAGCCACCTGACACCACCCCCCCCATGGGATTCTGAGGCGTCCACCGATCTCCCTCCCTTTACTAGGGAACCCCATTCGTAAGTGGTGTGTGGGGTGAGCAGAAACATTACTAACATAAAGTTTAAGTTAGGTAAACGCTTgtacatgcacgcacacacacaccctcatttCTAATCTTCGAAGTGCCTAGTGAGAAAAGGGCAGGGTTAGGAGTCCAGACACACGTGTACAGACCCCAGGGCCCCAGGAATCAGCAGGAACAGATGCTGGAAGGAAGGCCCTGTTGCTGTTTTGCggtttttttgtttcgttttgttttttcttttttttaattttatattttatttttggctgtgttgggtctttcttgctgggtgcaggttttctctagttgcggtgcgcaggcttctcattgcagcggcttcttgttgtggagcacaggctctaggcgcgtgggcttcagtagttgtggcacgcaggctcagtagttgtggtttgcgggctctagagcgcaggctcagtagttgtggcacacaggcttagttgctctgtggcatgtgggatcttcccggaccagggctcgaacccgtgtcccctgcattggcaggcggattcttaaccgctgcgccaccagggaaatcccctgcTGCTGTTTTAATTCTCAAGGTTTCATATGGCTTCACTGATGCCATGTGTACAGAGGACTGTGTCAGCAGAGCCCAAATCAACTCCATCCTGAATCCAAAACGTGGGCAGGTGTGGAGCCCCGCACGGAAGCCCCCTCCGGCAGCGGGtggggagagaggcctcaggtgGCCCCCGGGTGGTCATTGGCCTGGCCCACCCTGCTCCAGCTCGTGGACCCCGCACAGGTCCCGGGGCGTTGGAGCATCCCTTTGGAGTTTCCCGCTCACCATTCCCCTGATCTCAACATTCCTGGGCAGGCAGAGGCCAGTGTTCTGTCAGTGAACCCTTGGAAGGAAGGCGCCACACCAGGCAGGGGACCCCTTAGCTGGGGGAAGGGATCGGCGGCTGATCAGGCTGGGAAGGGCCAGCCCAGGAGCTGGGCTCACCACGGCATCCGCAGGCACAGAGGCACCTCCCGTCTGCTGGATGGATGTTGAGCCCTGGGTCACAGTTTGGGTCTGTCCCCTCATGACCCATGTTGGGTGTTTTCTCGAAGCTAAGAAGCCAAGTGGTGGGCACAGCAGTTCCCATGCCTCGGCTGAAATGCAGCCGATGTGGTAGGAGCCCCAAGATACACCGATGCTGGCCCTGGCTTTCACCAAACAGCCTCCTTTCGTGTCATCAAAAGAACCAGTTGCCCTGAAGGCTGATTGCCGTGCGCGCCTGGGAAGCCCCGCTGCCCTGCCCTGTAGGCCAAGGTCGCACCTCGCCTGGGGCCCCAGCCCGGAGCCCCAACAAGGACTACTTCGGGATGAGAAATGTCAGGGTTATTTAATCATTCCCTCAAACAGCTGTGATCCTGCCGCTGTATACAAACCCATCTACCTCCCTTCCcgtcctcccagccccagcccggccCAGCCCGGGCTCCGAGGCGGGTGGAGCACCCAGGCAGCAGCAGGCCTGCTCCACAGCGCCAGGCTGAGGCGGTCCAGCGGAGGCCCCGCACCGTGGCGGGGGCGGGTCTGGCTGGCCTGGGCGCCCTCAGTGCTGCATCAGGCACTCGGAGGCGTTTTCCAGAGTCAGGTTGGCCAGGTGCGGGGGCTCCAGACACCTGAAGCTTGGTGATATCAAGCTGCAAGGAGACGTGGTGCCCCAgtccttcttcccctcccacaCCTTGCTCTTCCTGGTGGGGTTTTGCTGGAGGCCTGGGCCCCTCGTCCCAGCTGGGCATGTGACAGGGCTGCAGACAGACCCTCAAGCTGAACTCGGAGGCCTTGCCTGTTCTCACATCCCTAGGACAGCAGTGGGGTCACGCCCTACACTCCCACGACTAGGGCTGCAAAGGCAGCAATGGGGGGGTGGCATAGGGTTCTGATCTCTGGCTTAGGCAAAACTCCTGCCCCTGGAGTCACCCATGTCCCTGCAGCCTCTCCCCACTGGGTCACTCAAAAGGCTCGAGTGGTTCTGTGTgtccaggggaggggcaggaggagctCATGTTTATTCATGGAGTGATGGCATGGGCGGGGTTGCAGAGGTGATGTCCACATGTCCCAGGTGCAGAGAGGGAGCCCTGCCCGGCTGCGCCCACCCCATCCaacacccctgccctcccctacTGACCGGGACAACCCCACGCCACACACCCCCGCTCCAGGAGGACGGGCCTGGTGGGGGGGCTTACCTTGTGTTGGTGTTCTGTCTGAAAGACACAACGGGGCCCCAGTTAGCTCTGAGCTTTGGGGCTGAGGCTGTGACTGTGGCCCTGAGGTGCCTCCACTGGGGCACGCCTCCACCAGGGGGCGCCCTCCCCAGCTCCGACCACAGCCTGCCACCAGCCTGGGGCAGGGGTAGGACCAGACTCTGGGGACCCCTTAACCGGGATGTGCCCCCTCGTGCCAGCCGAGCTCAGAGACCCTGGGAGGTAGAGGCTGGGCCCGCCACACCGGGGGCAGGTGCTGCCTTCTGTGGCTGCCCCGGCGCATACTCACCCACGAGGACGCACATGCACACTGCCTTTGGGGAGCGGGAACTACTTACTTGCTCCAGTTATTTCTACAACGACAGCAGGACTTTAGTCAGGGCCAAGCGGCCTTGATCGGGGTCTCCTCCCCGAGCCAAGCTGCCCTGACTCACATGTGCTGGAGGAGGCCCTGCACTGCTGCCTCCCACTCTGCCGACGACCTGCGGGGACGTGGGGTGTGGAGGGGGCGCGGCCCACATTCACGGGCCAGGTGGGGGGCTTCCATTCCCTGCCCGGGTGATGAAGGGACCCTCCAGGGAGAGCCTCGGACCCCAGGGGCAGGGGGCCGCCCGCGTCTGAGCCCTACTCGCAGCTGTAGCCAAAGCAGACGACGTGTGAGTTCGTGCAGTTGGTGCAGGAGATGGTCTCGTACTGGAAGATGCCTGTAACACACCAGAGGCGGCCGCACCCTACCCTCACCCTCAGCCTCTGGGGCCCCGAGCTGCTACCACTGCCGCCACACCCCATAACCCGGACAGAGGCTCACTCACCGCAGTGACGCTGACAGTCGATGCGGCCTGTGGGGGGACGAGAGCACAGCCGGCGCCTTCTTAGCAGGCCTATCCTGTCCTCCGCTTTCTCCCCCTCCCAGGCTGCCCAAGGCTCAGGGCCTGTCCGTTGGCCACTTAGGTGGGCCCCAGCCTGGGATGGGGCAAAGCACGGGGGAGGGCAGCCGCAAGACTCTTGAGGCCTCCAGGGACCCGTTGGGGGGAGGTAGCAGGGATGGGTGGGATTTATCCTTCAAGGCCTCCTGTTGGTGCCCACTGGATGAAAAGGGCCCCCCTCAGGGTGTGGCCCTTCTCCCCCGTTTCTGACCTGAGTTCTGACACCTGGCTGCACCAGGCCAGACGCCCTATTCACATTACTCCAATCTCACCACGACCTGGCCGGGACCCCAGGCCTGGAAGGAGACTGAAATACTCGCGTGGCCCTGGGTCCTCAGGCCCTGGGCAGCAGCACCCTCCCTCCCCGACAGCCCTCGTTTGCTCACTTTCGATGATGGCTTTCTGGATGAGGTGCACCTGCTCCCGGAAGATAGCTCGCAGCTCGTTGGGAAAATACCCTGATGGCGGGAAGGCAAGGGGTGGGGGGTCACGCACAGTTGGCGGGCGGACCTGAGGTGTCATGGGGCGGGTGGGCTCTGCCTCAGTTCCCCATGCGCGGCGGTCGCCCCCTTACCAGGGAAATACAGCTTCCCCTGGTACAGTTGATCCATCTTCTGGTACACGACGTTCGCCACTTGGTTCAGCTTCTCCCAGGCTGGGGACGGCAGGAGGAGGCGTGTGAGCGGGCCGGGGCCTGACTGGGCCGGGGGTGCTCCCGGGCGGGGCCCCGCACTCACTGATCTCCGCGGGGATGGCCAGGTGCAGCTCCTTCATTGTGTCCTGGCTCCAGTCAGTGAGCAGCGAGCCCGACACGGGGATGTCGCCCACCCACCAGGACTTGAGGTTCACGTGATGGCGGTAGAAGGAGAACTTCTCCGAGAAGTTGCCGTGGCAGTGCAAGCAGCCGCGGGCCAGCGCCGCTGTCAGGGCCAGGCACAGCAGCAGCGCCATagccagcccccgcccgccgccggCCAACCGACGGCGCCTCCCGCGCCACGCCCCTCCGCCGCGCACCAACCAACGGTGTCTCCTGCCACGCCCCTATCCGGGCACCAACCAACGACGCCCTCTCGGGCTGGGGCCgcgcccccccaaccccgcccccgGCGTAGGCCCCGCCCCCGCAACGGACAACTGTGGGCGCCGGTTCCTTTCCAGGCCCCGCCCACGAGCCGCCGCTCCCGGGGAGGCTCCACCTCTTTGTGGGCCCCGCCTGCGACCTCGCTCCACGCATGCGCCGTAGGCCGGCGCAAGCTCCTCCTTCCAGGCTGGCTTCTATTCAAGGCCCCGCCCCGCTCTACGAGCAAGCTCCGCCCGCAGGCCTCCCCGGAAGCCGGGGAGGCCTCGGCCCGGAGCGGAAGTATATCcggccggggggcggggtggtCGTACGCGGAGCTTCTCCGGCCTGGCGGCGAGGCTACGCTGGCTAGCGGCCCGGGGACGCGGTTCAGCGACGAGCTTGGCGCGACTCTTCTGG
This genomic interval from Phocoena sinus isolate mPhoSin1 chromosome 3, mPhoSin1.pri, whole genome shotgun sequence contains the following:
- the IZUMO4 gene encoding izumo sperm-egg fusion protein 4, whose protein sequence is MALLLCLALTAALARGCLHCHGNFSEKFSFYRHHVNLKSWWVGDIPVSGSLLTDWSQDTMKELHLAIPAEITWEKLNQVANVVYQKMDQLYQGKLYFPGYFPNELRAIFREQVHLIQKAIIESRIDCQRHCGIFQYETISCTNCTNSHVVCFGYSCESSAEWEAAVQGLLQHINNWSKQNTNTR